From the genome of Azospirillum sp. TSA2s:
ACCGGCGCCCATGAGGCGGTCGAACTGCGCGACGGCGACAAGTCCCGCTTCGGCGGCAAGGGCGTGCTGAAGGCCGTGCAGTCGGTCAACGGCGAGCTGGCCAAGGCGCTGATCGGCATGGATGCCGCCGACCAGCGCGTGCTCGACATGACCATGATCGAGATCGACGGCACCGAGAACAAGAGCCGGCTCGGCGCCAACGCCATCCTGGGCGTGTCGCTGGCGGTTGCCCGCGCCGCCGCCGAGGATGCCGGCCTGCCGCTCTACCGCTATGTCGGCGGCGCCTTCGCCTCGCTGCTGCCGGTGCCGATGATGAACATCATCAACGGCGGCGCCCATGCCGACAACCCGATCGACATCCAGGAATTCATGATCATGCCGGTGGGTGCCGAGACCGGCGCCGACGCCATCCGCATGGGTTCCGAAATCTTCCAGTCCCTCAAGAAGAAGCTGAAGGACGCCGGCCACAACACCAATGTCGGCGACGAGGGCGGCTTCGCCCCCAACATCGGCTCCACCGACGAGGCGCTCGGCTTCGTCATGAAGGCGATCGAGGCCGCCGGCTACAAGCCGGGCGACGACGTCATGCTGGCGCTCGACGCCGCCTCGACCGAGTTCTTCAAGAACGGCAAGTACGAGCTGGCCGGCGAAGGCAAGTCGCTGTCGCCGGAACAGATGGTCTCCTACTGGTCCGATCTGGTCGGCCGCTTCCCGATCATCTCGATCGAGGACGGCATGGCCGAGGACGATTGGGAAGGCTGGAAGGCGCTGACCGACGCCATCGGCAACAAGGTGCAGTTGGTCGGCGACGACCTGTTCGTCACCAACCCCAAGCGTCTGGCCCAGGGCATCCGCCAGGGCGTCGCCAACTCGATCCTGGTCAAGGTCAACCAGATCGGCACGCTGTCGGAGACGCTGGAAGCGGTCGATATGGCGCACAAGGCCGGCTACACCGCCGTCCTGTCGCACCGCTCGGGCGAGACCGAGGACAGCACCATCGCCGATCTGGCGGTCGCCACCAACTGCGGCCAGATCAAGACCGGGTCGCTGAGCCGTTCGGACCGTCTGGCCAAGTACAACCAGCTGATCCGCATCGAGGAGCAGCTGGGCGCAGCATCCCGCTTCGCCGGCCGCGGCATCCTGAAGGCCTGAGTTTCACGAGCTTCCTGAAGTCCCCTGCCCGGCGATCCCTCCGCCCGCCCTCTCCCGCCCCCGGAGGGGCATCACGGCGACCGGGAACGCACCTGAAGGGACTTCACGGACGGGCGGCGGGCGCCCTTGATCGCTGAGGCGTCCCGCCGTTGGCCCCCTCCTCCCGTCTCTCCCCGGGAGGAGGGGGAAGCCCCGCCGGACGGCACTTGTCTCCCTCTCCCGCCCCGGACTACGGGATGCACAGCACTCACGGGCGATTAATGCACTGGAAACATGACACTTATTTGGCCGTCATTCCCGCGAAGGCGGGAATCCAGCCTTTTCAGCCGCTCAGCTGCGAAGTTTCCTGGATCCCCGCCTTCGCGAGGATGACGCAAAGTTCCTTTTGTTCCAGAGGCTTGATGTCGCCCATGGTTGTGTGCATGCCATAGTCCGCCCCGGGAGGGGGCGAGAGCCACCTGCGGCAAAGTGTCAGGCGCCCGGCTTTCCACCAGTTCCATGTTGCGATGCACAGTTAATATATTAATATATCTACGGTTCCCGGCGCGGCGCAGAACGCCGGCGCAAAACGGGCGACGCCCTCGGATGAAACACTGGACGGTCCCCTTTCCGTCCCTTCCCGACGCCGCCCCATCGGACCGTAAAACGGGCCGCTTGCTCGACCCGGTCAACCGGAGTGTTCAAAAATGCGTGCCAGTGGTGAAGCTTCCGGCAATGGCGCCTGCGCCGTGGTCGAGAATGTGACCTTCGACGAAATCCAGATCGGCC
Proteins encoded in this window:
- the eno gene encoding phosphopyruvate hydratase, yielding MSAITEIRAREILDSRGNPTVEVDVTLETGAFGRAAVPSGASTGAHEAVELRDGDKSRFGGKGVLKAVQSVNGELAKALIGMDAADQRVLDMTMIEIDGTENKSRLGANAILGVSLAVARAAAEDAGLPLYRYVGGAFASLLPVPMMNIINGGAHADNPIDIQEFMIMPVGAETGADAIRMGSEIFQSLKKKLKDAGHNTNVGDEGGFAPNIGSTDEALGFVMKAIEAAGYKPGDDVMLALDAASTEFFKNGKYELAGEGKSLSPEQMVSYWSDLVGRFPIISIEDGMAEDDWEGWKALTDAIGNKVQLVGDDLFVTNPKRLAQGIRQGVANSILVKVNQIGTLSETLEAVDMAHKAGYTAVLSHRSGETEDSTIADLAVATNCGQIKTGSLSRSDRLAKYNQLIRIEEQLGAASRFAGRGILKA